The Salinispora tropica CNB-440 genome has a window encoding:
- a CDS encoding methionyl-tRNA formyltransferase, whose amino-acid sequence MRIVFFGYGELGAIVLRGIAPHHEVLLVLTHPVEFSKLGEPDVELAAAELGLPVRYSATAREPDLHEHLRDLAPEVIVSTNWRTRVPSEVLRIPERGAVNTHDALLPAYAGFGAVNWAIRNGEEETGLTVHYMAEDLDTGPVITQARVKIGVHDTAGQILERLLAEYVPVTLEALNRVNAGYQGKPQPPEGASFYHRIGVEDTRIDWRDSATTICNLVRGQSDPFVNAWTTYRGLPLWIKTAARPTRAHGGTPGRIVKADYGGVVVASGGPRDGDDRGVVLLQVRTETGPPVRALDYFAAFGEYLH is encoded by the coding sequence GTGAGGATCGTCTTTTTCGGCTACGGCGAGCTAGGCGCCATCGTGCTGCGAGGCATCGCGCCGCACCACGAAGTGCTGCTTGTATTAACCCACCCGGTTGAATTCAGTAAACTCGGCGAGCCGGACGTTGAGCTAGCTGCAGCCGAACTGGGACTGCCAGTGCGCTACTCGGCTACCGCCCGCGAACCCGACCTGCACGAGCATCTGCGCGACCTCGCGCCGGAGGTCATCGTCTCCACTAACTGGCGGACCAGGGTTCCCTCGGAGGTGCTGCGGATCCCCGAACGCGGCGCGGTCAACACGCACGATGCGCTGCTGCCCGCCTATGCGGGGTTTGGCGCGGTCAATTGGGCGATCCGCAACGGCGAGGAGGAGACCGGCCTCACCGTGCACTACATGGCCGAGGACCTGGACACCGGGCCAGTCATCACTCAGGCTCGTGTGAAGATCGGGGTGCATGACACCGCCGGACAGATTCTGGAGCGGCTACTCGCGGAATACGTGCCAGTCACACTGGAGGCGTTGAACCGGGTCAACGCGGGGTACCAGGGCAAGCCGCAACCGCCCGAGGGGGCGTCGTTCTACCACCGGATCGGGGTCGAGGACACCCGAATTGACTGGCGGGACAGCGCCACCACGATCTGCAACCTGGTACGCGGCCAGTCGGATCCGTTCGTCAACGCGTGGACGACGTACCGCGGGCTCCCGCTCTGGATCAAAACTGCTGCCCGGCCGACCCGGGCGCACGGTGGCACGCCTGGCCGGATAGTCAAGGCCGACTATGGTGGTGTGGTCGTCGCCAGCGGCGGCCCGCGTGACGGTGACGACCGCGGGGTGGTGCTGCTTCAGGTCCGTACCGAGACCGGCCCACCAGTGCGCGCCCTCGACTACTTTGCCGCCTTCGGCGAGTACCTTCACTGA
- a CDS encoding argininosuccinate synthase — protein sequence MLAFSGGLDTSVALVWLKERYHCRLTAFIANLGQGAELDTAARKAEKLGADEVRVADLRGEFARDYAFPMYRANALYEGQYLMGSSIGRPLIAAAQLRVVEEVGADAVAHGATGKGNDQIRFEMTLAALRPDIMVISPWREWDLSSRSDLLAYARRHGIELDLSSGDRPYSIDSNLLHTSYEGEELEDPEQPAPEGLLFRVRDLADTQDEPETVEIHFQSGNPVGVNGKPLSASAVLETLDQIGRRHGIGRLDIVENRIFGMKTRNIYEAPSGSLLWHAHRAVESLVLDPEVAQLKEELMPKYSALVYRGLWFAPERMMLQTAIDFSQQNVTGDAILRLHRGTVQVIGRRSPHSRYDTAFATFEAEDVFDQRDSSGWLRVNTVRFRAGLTNGTATP from the coding sequence GTGCTTGCCTTCTCCGGCGGGCTCGACACCTCGGTGGCCCTGGTCTGGCTAAAGGAGCGCTACCACTGCCGGCTGACCGCTTTCATCGCCAATCTAGGTCAGGGCGCGGAGCTGGACACCGCCGCTCGCAAGGCTGAAAAGCTCGGTGCCGACGAGGTGCGGGTGGCAGACCTACGCGGAGAGTTTGCCCGAGACTATGCCTTCCCGATGTACCGGGCCAACGCCCTCTACGAGGGGCAGTACCTGATGGGCTCCTCCATCGGCCGGCCATTGATCGCCGCAGCCCAGCTGCGCGTAGTCGAGGAGGTCGGCGCGGACGCCGTGGCGCACGGAGCTACGGGCAAGGGCAACGATCAGATCCGCTTCGAGATGACCCTAGCCGCGCTGCGCCCCGACATCATGGTGATCAGCCCGTGGCGGGAGTGGGATCTGTCCTCCCGCAGTGATCTGCTCGCCTACGCCAGGCGGCACGGCATCGAGCTAGACCTAAGCAGCGGCGACCGACCGTACTCTATCGACAGCAACTTGCTACACACCTCCTACGAGGGTGAAGAGCTCGAGGATCCGGAGCAACCGGCGCCGGAAGGCCTGCTGTTCCGGGTGCGCGACCTCGCAGACACCCAGGACGAACCCGAGACCGTCGAAATCCACTTTCAAAGCGGCAACCCAGTCGGCGTCAACGGTAAGCCCCTGTCGGCCAGCGCTGTACTGGAAACACTCGACCAAATCGGTCGCCGGCACGGAATCGGGCGCCTCGACATCGTAGAGAACCGAATTTTCGGCATGAAGACCCGTAACATCTACGAGGCTCCGTCGGGCAGCCTGCTGTGGCACGCCCATCGCGCGGTGGAGTCCCTGGTACTCGACCCGGAGGTAGCTCAGCTCAAGGAGGAGCTCATGCCGAAGTACAGCGCCCTGGTCTACCGGGGCCTGTGGTTCGCCCCCGAGCGGATGATGTTGCAAACGGCCATCGACTTTAGCCAGCAGAATGTCACCGGTGACGCGATCCTGCGGCTGCACCGGGGCACTGTCCAGGTGATCGGCCGCCGCTCCCCACACAGCCGCTACGACACTGCGTTCGCTACCTTTGAGGCGGAGGACGTGTTCGACCAGCGCGATTCCTCTGGCTGGCTGCGAGTCAACACTGTTCGCTTCCGCGCCGGACTGACAAATGGGACGGCGACGCCGTGA
- a CDS encoding VOC family protein, protein MIGRLHSIVLDCPDAEKLAEFYVGLTGLEWADSDGYWVTLKGTDGHPRLCFQSVANYQPPQWPDPALPQQAHLDVEVDDIQEAEQAVLRLGATLLRGGGGRSHGFRVYADPVGHPFCLVWGQD, encoded by the coding sequence ATGATCGGTCGGCTGCATTCGATCGTGCTGGACTGTCCGGACGCCGAAAAGCTCGCAGAGTTCTACGTCGGGTTGACCGGCCTGGAATGGGCCGACAGCGACGGGTACTGGGTGACGTTGAAGGGCACGGACGGACATCCTCGCCTGTGCTTTCAAAGTGTCGCCAACTACCAGCCGCCACAGTGGCCGGACCCGGCCCTTCCACAGCAGGCCCACCTCGATGTGGAGGTGGACGATATCCAGGAGGCTGAGCAGGCTGTGCTCCGGTTAGGCGCTACCTTGCTTCGCGGCGGCGGGGGCCGCAGCCACGGCTTTCGGGTTTACGCAGACCCCGTCGGACACCCGTTCTGCCTGGTATGGGGGCAGGACTGA
- a CDS encoding ClpP family protease, whose product MIKMLDGGQQGFGDQIFERLLKERIVFLGTEVTDESANRVCAQILLLAAEDPDRDIKLYINSPGGSVSAGMAVYDTMQFVRNDVATLALGMAGSMGQFLLCAGTAGKRYALPHSWILMHQPSGGMGGTAADIRVQAENLLHVKKTMQGLIAQHSGRTLVEIQQDWDRDRWFTPEQAREYGLIDHVVTQAAELAR is encoded by the coding sequence ATGATCAAGATGCTGGACGGTGGACAGCAGGGCTTCGGCGACCAGATCTTTGAACGGCTGCTGAAGGAACGGATCGTCTTCCTCGGCACGGAGGTGACCGACGAGTCGGCCAACCGGGTCTGTGCCCAGATCCTGCTGTTGGCTGCCGAGGACCCGGACCGGGACATCAAGCTCTACATCAACTCGCCCGGCGGTTCGGTGAGCGCGGGAATGGCTGTCTACGACACGATGCAGTTTGTTCGCAACGACGTGGCGACGCTGGCGTTGGGCATGGCCGGCTCGATGGGGCAGTTCCTCCTCTGCGCCGGGACGGCGGGCAAACGGTACGCGCTGCCACACTCGTGGATCCTCATGCACCAGCCTTCCGGCGGGATGGGGGGCACCGCTGCCGACATCCGGGTTCAAGCGGAGAACCTCCTACACGTGAAGAAGACGATGCAGGGGCTGATCGCCCAACACAGCGGCCGGACGCTGGTAGAGATCCAGCAGGACTGGGACCGGGATCGCTGGTTCACCCCGGAACAGGCCCGCGAGTACGGCCTCATCGACCACGTCGTCACGCAGGCGGCGGAGCTCGCGCGCTGA
- a CDS encoding AEC family transporter: MEALAVFEKLVPVALALGGGVFFARRSVVSAAGSKAFADFAFLFAVPCYLFANIYRSDLGALFAWPALGGYAVTAGVAMVVVGVLAWLTTTREPRQLALRIMAAVQVNTAYFAVPVFIMLFGDAAPVFPVLLFQVCVLTLVVLAIMELNGVPVKAVPAGQAVPAAAGAGGPRPTQPAGGPAPPPRTRSLRGRVGRAVWGSLNTPVVVACNAGLLLNLLAFRMPEPLLDGFDFVGAAAAPIALFALGLYLGGSGISVRHTTGEEIWLIAVKCLLFPFAVWLAAEHVFGIHGPWLTYLVLIAAMPAPQNLFIVAQRYRVDVEMSAALVVKSSMAALLLLPLWIHWTQSG, translated from the coding sequence TTGGAAGCGCTCGCCGTCTTCGAAAAGCTCGTCCCGGTGGCGTTGGCTCTCGGCGGCGGTGTGTTTTTCGCCCGGCGGAGCGTCGTCAGCGCGGCGGGCTCGAAGGCATTCGCGGACTTCGCCTTCCTCTTCGCCGTCCCGTGCTACCTGTTCGCCAACATCTACCGCAGCGACCTGGGCGCCCTGTTCGCTTGGCCCGCCCTCGGCGGCTATGCCGTCACGGCGGGGGTCGCCATGGTCGTGGTCGGGGTGCTGGCCTGGCTGACCACCACCCGCGAGCCGCGACAACTCGCGTTGCGCATCATGGCGGCGGTCCAGGTCAACACCGCGTATTTCGCGGTACCCGTGTTCATCATGCTTTTCGGCGACGCCGCGCCGGTCTTTCCGGTCCTCCTGTTCCAGGTATGCGTTCTCACGCTGGTCGTCTTGGCCATCATGGAGCTGAATGGAGTGCCGGTGAAGGCCGTACCGGCTGGCCAGGCCGTACCCGCTGCGGCTGGGGCCGGTGGGCCGCGACCCACGCAGCCGGCCGGTGGGCCTGCACCGCCGCCTCGAACTCGGAGCCTGCGCGGTCGAGTGGGACGGGCGGTGTGGGGTTCCCTGAACACGCCGGTCGTCGTGGCGTGCAACGCCGGTCTCCTGCTCAACCTGTTGGCGTTCCGGATGCCGGAGCCGCTGCTCGACGGATTCGACTTCGTCGGTGCCGCCGCCGCGCCGATCGCACTCTTCGCCCTGGGCCTATACCTGGGCGGCAGCGGGATCAGCGTCCGCCACACCACCGGCGAGGAGATCTGGCTGATCGCGGTCAAGTGCCTGCTGTTCCCATTCGCAGTCTGGCTGGCCGCCGAGCACGTGTTCGGTATCCACGGCCCCTGGCTGACCTATCTCGTCCTCATCGCGGCGATGCCAGCACCACAGAACCTGTTCATCGTCGCGCAGCGCTACCGCGTTGACGTCGAGATGTCGGCCGCACTGGTGGTGAAGAGCTCGATGGCGGCACTACTGCTGCTGCCGCTCTGGATCCACTGGACGCAATCAGGGTGA
- a CDS encoding HalD/BesD family halogenase, with the protein MFDLNVLHQQLREHVKRNMAPDDIKAAHREFSYLGHAKVSFVAPDSVKKAVADEVNVLIDQAGTRRDLRFAETDYTPRRMRNVTRAEIASLGTVISSIYTAEPILRMLSEVAGEPVHPCPYEPEQFVITCLEKDGDTHGWHWDDFAFALVWVIECPPVEHGGFVQCVPGTIWNKQRPGINRALVRRPIYSMELFPGDLYLMRTNTTLHRVTPVRQGRRKITNMGYASTADLTRNLTHETMDQLWATAPTTEV; encoded by the coding sequence GTGTTCGACTTGAATGTCCTTCACCAGCAGTTGCGAGAGCATGTGAAGCGGAACATGGCGCCGGACGACATCAAAGCAGCCCACCGAGAATTCTCGTACCTGGGACATGCGAAGGTCTCTTTCGTTGCTCCCGACAGCGTCAAAAAGGCAGTCGCCGACGAGGTCAACGTACTGATCGACCAAGCAGGCACGCGACGGGACCTTCGTTTCGCCGAGACCGACTACACGCCGCGTCGGATGCGTAACGTGACGCGAGCCGAAATCGCCAGCCTAGGCACCGTCATCAGCAGCATCTATACAGCGGAGCCGATCCTGCGGATGCTGTCGGAGGTGGCCGGCGAGCCGGTGCATCCGTGCCCGTATGAGCCCGAGCAGTTCGTCATCACCTGCCTGGAAAAGGACGGTGACACCCACGGCTGGCACTGGGACGACTTCGCCTTCGCCCTGGTCTGGGTAATCGAGTGCCCGCCGGTGGAGCATGGCGGCTTCGTCCAGTGCGTGCCTGGCACCATCTGGAACAAGCAGCGCCCAGGGATCAACCGCGCATTGGTCCGCCGCCCGATCTACTCGATGGAGCTATTCCCCGGCGACCTGTACCTCATGCGGACGAACACCACGCTGCACCGCGTCACCCCAGTCCGCCAGGGCCGACGCAAGATCACCAACATGGGGTACGCCTCCACGGCCGACCTGACCCGCAATCTCACCCACGAAACGATGGACCAGCTGTGGGCCACTGCGCCCACCACGGAGGTGTGA
- a CDS encoding flavin reductase family protein, with the protein MTNQDQAAGFRLAAGTFATGVGIVSSVYDDIPLAITVNSFTTVSLQPPMVLICLKHRSRLLAQIRNSGILAVTVLAADQRDIARWFADARRPSSAAAFAGVRVHRAPATGCLVFSEGLAYFDCQVRELSEQGDHAVVISETMSYGPLHPAKAPLLYLHGTYRWITSTPSAASAA; encoded by the coding sequence ATGACCAATCAGGACCAGGCAGCGGGATTCCGGCTCGCGGCGGGAACATTCGCCACTGGCGTCGGCATCGTCAGCAGTGTGTACGACGACATTCCGCTGGCTATAACGGTCAACTCGTTCACCACCGTCTCGTTGCAACCTCCCATGGTCCTGATCTGTCTCAAACACCGGAGTCGGCTGCTCGCCCAGATCCGCAACTCTGGCATCCTCGCGGTCACCGTACTGGCGGCGGACCAACGGGACATCGCCCGCTGGTTTGCCGATGCCCGGCGACCCTCCAGCGCTGCTGCGTTCGCCGGTGTCCGAGTACATCGGGCACCGGCAACGGGATGCCTCGTGTTCAGCGAAGGGCTGGCCTACTTTGACTGCCAGGTACGCGAGCTGTCTGAGCAGGGTGACCACGCGGTGGTCATAAGTGAGACCATGTCCTACGGCCCATTGCATCCCGCCAAGGCACCGCTGCTGTACCTGCACGGGACGTACCGATGGATCACCTCGACACCGTCAGCGGCTTCCGCCGCATAG